In Cystobacter fuscus DSM 2262, one DNA window encodes the following:
- a CDS encoding radical SAM/SPASM domain-containing protein yields MSAEPGSAGARGLEDMVKLEPFELPSTPFLPAGLAPLRVKASELEGRGTLRTSSYTIYVDLPGNSEDMLLVQAYTGAHDLASRRVATYLRSLEAHHAPNPLYGTWTPEPAIEGEVSRPSDETIEVLKKRGYLVTLTPEEEESLFARLSARHHLATLRGAPNYVVMPTYECNLRCPYCFQAHMRTEPRNAHLLRVMDRTMVDRILAGMRTIEAAHGLQEGADVSRGLTFFGGEPLLARSRPTLQYFMEQMRARGRVRLAAITNATELEAYADLLGPEGLASLQVTLDGMPQEHDRRRIYPDGSGSFERIARNISLALERGASVSVRMNIDRNNIDQLPVLAELFEARGWSRQAGFSSYVAPIHAGNGQVDAGSTFTSWQLTQAMEELRQRHPAVSRIGLTDDSLQVKARQLFDQKARSTGFSTAFCGAHTTMYVFDAFGDIYACWERTGDPRQRIGHVTPSGEVLMSRLHLHAWRGRNVVSNPVCRKCRYATSCGGGCAVLAEGASGTLYKNFCDGYAQRFRARVAQAYLEHVSGTGPGLSVTRLCEA; encoded by the coding sequence ATGTCGGCTGAGCCGGGAAGTGCGGGAGCGCGAGGACTCGAGGACATGGTGAAGCTCGAGCCCTTCGAGCTGCCATCAACCCCCTTCCTGCCCGCGGGGCTCGCGCCCCTGCGGGTCAAGGCGAGCGAACTCGAGGGGCGCGGCACGCTGCGCACCAGCAGCTACACCATCTACGTGGACCTGCCCGGCAACAGCGAGGACATGCTGCTCGTCCAGGCCTACACCGGGGCCCATGACCTGGCCTCCAGGCGGGTGGCCACCTATCTGCGCTCGCTCGAGGCGCACCACGCTCCGAATCCTCTCTATGGCACCTGGACGCCCGAGCCCGCCATCGAGGGCGAGGTCTCCCGGCCCTCGGACGAGACGATCGAGGTGCTCAAGAAGCGCGGCTATCTCGTCACGCTCACGCCCGAGGAGGAGGAGTCGCTCTTCGCCCGGCTGAGCGCCCGGCACCACCTGGCCACCCTGCGCGGCGCGCCCAACTACGTCGTGATGCCCACGTATGAGTGCAACCTGCGCTGCCCCTACTGCTTCCAGGCGCACATGCGCACGGAGCCGCGCAACGCGCACCTGCTGCGGGTGATGGATCGCACCATGGTGGACCGGATCCTGGCGGGCATGCGCACCATCGAGGCGGCACACGGGCTCCAGGAGGGCGCGGACGTGTCTCGAGGCCTCACCTTCTTCGGTGGCGAGCCGCTGCTGGCCCGGAGTCGGCCCACCCTCCAGTACTTCATGGAGCAGATGCGCGCCCGGGGCCGGGTGCGCCTCGCTGCCATCACCAACGCCACCGAGCTGGAGGCCTACGCGGACCTGCTCGGACCGGAGGGGCTCGCCTCCCTCCAGGTGACGCTGGACGGGATGCCCCAGGAGCACGACCGCCGGCGCATCTACCCGGATGGTTCCGGTTCGTTCGAGCGCATCGCGCGCAACATCTCCCTGGCGCTCGAGCGCGGCGCGTCCGTGAGCGTGCGCATGAACATCGACCGGAACAACATCGACCAACTGCCGGTGCTCGCCGAGCTGTTCGAGGCCCGTGGCTGGAGCCGCCAGGCGGGTTTCTCGTCCTACGTGGCTCCCATCCACGCGGGCAATGGCCAGGTGGACGCCGGGTCCACCTTCACCAGCTGGCAGCTCACCCAGGCCATGGAGGAGCTGCGCCAGCGCCACCCGGCGGTGAGCCGGATCGGCCTCACGGACGACTCGCTCCAGGTCAAGGCGCGGCAGCTCTTCGATCAGAAGGCGCGGAGCACCGGCTTCAGCACCGCCTTCTGCGGCGCCCACACGACCATGTATGTCTTCGATGCCTTCGGGGACATCTACGCCTGCTGGGAGCGCACGGGAGATCCCCGCCAGCGCATCGGCCATGTCACTCCGTCCGGAGAGGTGCTCATGAGCCGCCTGCACCTGCATGCCTGGCGCGGGCGCAACGTGGTCTCCAACCCCGTGTGCCGCAAGTGCCGCTACGCCACCTCCTGTGGTGGAGGCTGCGCCGTGCTGGCCGAGGGCGCCAGCGGCACGCTCTACAAGAACTTCTGTGATGGCTATGCCCAGCGCTTCCGGGCCAGGGTGGCCCAGGCCTACCTCGAGCACGTGAGTGGCACGGGTCCGGGCCTCTCCGTCACTCGCCTGTGCGAGGCCTGA
- a CDS encoding trifunctional serine/threonine-protein kinase/ATP-binding protein/sensor histidine kinase, whose amino-acid sequence MLEIPGYRVLATLRATGSNVLLQAVREADGLPVLLKTPLVASPGRTESERYRREFAILQRLRDVRGVARPHACERLGERPVLLLEPVKGQPLSDSTGQPLELARFLSLALSLAATLEEVHCRDVIHKDIKPSNIILEPSGEARLIDFGVATLQQVEHLDAAPTHLVEGSLAYMSPEQTGRMNRALDYRTDFYSLGVTFYELLTGHYPFQGRDALEWFHAHMARKPRPPHELNPRVPPALSAIVLKLLAKVAEERYQSAAGLQADLERCREMLGRGVWEVFPLGTRDMPSRFQLPQRLYGREAQVATLLEGFERVARTGMPELFLVSGYSGIGKSSMVQELHKPVVERRGLFLSGKFDQFQRDVPYVTLAQTLRGLLRQLLAGSDEELARWREQVNRAWEGRGQMLVDLVPQLEVLVGPQSSLQEVPPSEAQRHLHWLVRQFGSVFASREHPMVVFLDDLQWADLASLQLLAQLLSGPEALPVLWIGAYRDNEVSPSHPLLLVLEEMRKAGARVTDLRLEPLRVAQVELLVADTLPGAGAEVVAPLSALVHEKTGGNPFFLLQLLVALHQDGLLVRVPGSGWRWDAEGVRARDYSENIVDFMVGKLRQFPPGTQHLLWLAACVGNHFSLEMLGTLAGLEAVEDVEEGLEPALREGMLVRTGPEQYRFLHDRIHQAAHSLISEEEREAVHLRIGRLLLQSLSPEQLRDSLFDVVSQLNAGMELIEESAERHQLARLNAEAGCKARSAVALLPALTYLTTAFALIPGDPWVTDPELAFKVRLEQALCAFTRGDIAEARRLVDELRPRARTASDTVAVYTLKQDVHFAAREGQEGLACMLECLTLLGMSLPRHPSQEEAMAIHEEAWALLGARPIESLIGLPPMTDPDMKLIVRALLKLFYAAAGTSKHLIIIAVSRMVSLSLRHGFVDATASGCSWFGLVVGTYFNRYREGLAFARLALEFTERYNLSTSRAGVLLCLQYIGSWNLPLPQVQQGLLEAFHQAIHVGDTTVAAYSNLLVATNRLAMSHDLEEVYQELIVRGEFARKMGFLDPQEALLLVQRYVQQLRGHTLSFDTLNGDGFEEQSFEARIPGSMIRTWSSYWIIKLQSRFMCGAYTEALRAADKLADLLWVHNDVFHLGGYHLYRALSLAACFEGAPPEQQRQFLEAIALHQRRFAQWAENCPENFHAPERLVSAELARITGRSEEAARAYEEAIRSARENGATQYVGLASELAANFWRTRRTPIVAHAFAREARAAYQRWGALGKVQHLESLWPELSSSSSTQDARTAGGTDSTRIDALTVVKAQQAVSSEIELERLVTTLLRAAIENAGALRGALLLPQGDTLAVAAMSDASGEGAAPGLPWTLLSYVRRTREHVLIGDTSKPHPFASDAYLAQGGARSVLCLPLSRQEQLSGVLYLENHLATDAFSPARLTILEHLASQAAISIENARLYEDVQRARMELRRANEELEQRVRERTHELEQAQARLVDTAREVGMAEVASNVLHNVGNVLTSAVVNLETMRQSVGASRVGRLKRATSLLLDHQADLADFLAEGARGSHLPGYLAALADELVREQTHLMEDMDAMGRHIEHIRAIVQVQQTYARTTLMTEECDLAQLIDDALRIQLPVLQRHGVSVRRELSPVPRVMVDKHKVLQILINLLSNATHALDSKPEGTRHLWVRLRAEGSVARIQVVDDGMGIAPEVKGRLFSHGFTTRKGGHGFGLHSSALAAQLLEGRLFIESEGPGKGAVSTLELPLS is encoded by the coding sequence ATGTTGGAAATCCCGGGGTACAGGGTTCTTGCCACGCTCCGAGCCACGGGCTCGAACGTGCTGCTCCAGGCGGTGCGTGAGGCCGATGGCCTGCCCGTCCTCCTCAAGACGCCCCTGGTGGCCTCTCCTGGTCGCACGGAGAGCGAGCGATACCGGCGGGAGTTCGCCATCCTGCAGAGGTTGCGGGACGTGCGAGGGGTGGCCAGACCCCACGCCTGCGAGCGACTCGGCGAGCGCCCCGTGCTGCTGCTGGAGCCGGTGAAGGGTCAACCCCTGTCCGACTCCACGGGTCAGCCCCTGGAACTCGCCCGGTTCTTGAGCCTGGCCCTCTCCCTGGCCGCCACCTTGGAGGAGGTGCACTGCCGCGATGTCATCCACAAGGACATCAAACCCTCCAACATCATCCTGGAGCCGTCGGGGGAAGCGCGGCTCATCGACTTCGGGGTGGCCACGCTGCAGCAGGTGGAGCACCTGGACGCGGCGCCCACACACCTGGTGGAGGGCTCGCTGGCGTACATGTCACCGGAGCAGACGGGGCGGATGAACCGGGCGCTGGACTACCGCACGGACTTCTACTCGCTGGGGGTGACCTTCTACGAGCTGCTCACGGGGCATTACCCCTTCCAGGGGAGGGACGCGCTCGAGTGGTTCCACGCCCACATGGCACGGAAGCCCCGGCCTCCGCACGAGCTGAACCCGAGGGTGCCTCCCGCCTTGTCCGCCATCGTCCTCAAGCTGCTGGCGAAGGTGGCCGAGGAGCGCTACCAGAGCGCCGCGGGACTCCAGGCGGACCTGGAGCGCTGCCGCGAGATGCTGGGCCGGGGCGTGTGGGAGGTGTTCCCGCTGGGGACGCGGGACATGCCCAGCCGTTTCCAACTGCCGCAACGGCTCTATGGGCGTGAAGCCCAGGTGGCCACCCTGCTGGAGGGTTTCGAGCGGGTGGCGCGCACGGGAATGCCGGAGCTGTTCCTCGTCAGCGGGTATTCGGGCATTGGCAAGTCCTCCATGGTGCAGGAACTGCACAAGCCCGTGGTCGAGCGCCGCGGCCTCTTCTTGAGCGGCAAGTTCGACCAGTTCCAGCGGGACGTTCCGTATGTCACCCTGGCCCAGACGCTCCGGGGCCTGCTGCGACAATTGCTCGCGGGGAGTGACGAGGAACTCGCCCGGTGGCGCGAGCAGGTGAACCGGGCCTGGGAGGGCCGGGGGCAGATGCTCGTGGACCTGGTGCCCCAGCTCGAAGTGCTGGTGGGCCCCCAGTCCTCGCTCCAGGAGGTGCCCCCGAGCGAGGCCCAGCGCCACCTGCATTGGCTGGTCCGCCAGTTCGGCTCGGTGTTCGCCAGCCGGGAGCACCCCATGGTGGTGTTCCTGGATGACTTGCAGTGGGCGGACCTGGCCAGCCTCCAACTGCTCGCTCAACTGCTGTCGGGGCCGGAGGCCCTGCCGGTGCTCTGGATTGGTGCCTACCGGGACAACGAGGTGAGCCCCTCGCACCCGCTCCTGTTGGTATTGGAGGAGATGCGCAAGGCGGGGGCGAGGGTGACGGACCTCCGCCTGGAGCCCCTGCGCGTGGCGCAGGTGGAGCTGCTGGTGGCCGACACGCTGCCGGGAGCGGGAGCGGAGGTCGTCGCGCCCCTCTCGGCACTGGTGCACGAGAAGACGGGCGGCAACCCCTTCTTCCTGCTGCAGTTGCTGGTGGCGCTCCACCAGGATGGCCTGCTGGTGCGCGTGCCAGGGAGCGGGTGGCGATGGGATGCCGAGGGAGTGCGGGCCCGGGACTACTCGGAGAACATCGTCGACTTCATGGTGGGCAAGCTGCGCCAGTTCCCCCCGGGCACGCAGCACCTGCTGTGGCTGGCCGCGTGCGTGGGCAACCACTTCTCCCTCGAGATGCTGGGCACCCTCGCCGGCCTGGAGGCGGTGGAGGACGTGGAAGAGGGGCTCGAACCCGCGCTCCGCGAGGGCATGCTGGTGCGCACGGGCCCGGAGCAGTACCGCTTCCTGCATGACCGTATCCATCAGGCGGCCCACTCCCTCATCTCCGAGGAGGAGCGCGAGGCCGTCCACCTGCGCATCGGCCGCCTGCTGCTCCAGAGCTTGTCACCGGAGCAGCTGCGCGACTCGCTCTTCGACGTGGTGAGTCAGCTCAACGCCGGGATGGAGCTCATCGAGGAGTCCGCCGAGCGCCACCAGCTCGCGCGGTTGAACGCCGAGGCGGGTTGCAAGGCCAGGTCCGCGGTCGCGCTCCTCCCGGCCCTCACCTACCTCACCACGGCCTTCGCGCTCATTCCCGGAGACCCCTGGGTGACGGACCCCGAGCTGGCCTTCAAGGTGAGACTCGAACAGGCGCTGTGTGCCTTCACACGAGGCGACATCGCCGAGGCGCGCCGTCTGGTCGACGAACTCCGCCCCCGGGCTCGGACTGCTTCGGATACCGTGGCTGTCTACACCCTGAAACAGGATGTCCACTTCGCCGCGCGTGAGGGCCAGGAGGGCCTGGCCTGCATGCTGGAATGTCTGACGTTGTTGGGCATGTCACTCCCACGGCACCCCTCGCAAGAAGAGGCGATGGCCATCCATGAGGAGGCCTGGGCCTTGCTGGGGGCGCGTCCCATCGAGAGCCTCATCGGCCTGCCTCCCATGACCGACCCGGACATGAAGCTGATCGTCCGGGCCCTGCTCAAGCTTTTCTATGCCGCGGCCGGCACCAGCAAGCACCTGATCATCATCGCCGTGAGCCGGATGGTCTCTCTCTCCCTCCGCCATGGCTTCGTGGATGCCACCGCGAGTGGATGCAGCTGGTTTGGCCTCGTCGTCGGCACGTACTTCAATCGGTACCGGGAGGGCCTTGCCTTCGCCAGGCTCGCGCTCGAGTTCACCGAGCGCTACAACCTGTCCACCAGCCGGGCGGGAGTCCTCCTCTGCTTGCAGTACATCGGTTCCTGGAACCTGCCCCTGCCCCAAGTGCAGCAGGGCCTCCTCGAGGCCTTCCATCAGGCGATTCACGTCGGGGACACCACGGTTGCCGCCTACAGCAACCTCCTGGTCGCCACCAATCGCCTGGCGATGAGCCACGACCTGGAGGAGGTCTACCAGGAGTTGATCGTCCGCGGCGAGTTCGCGCGCAAGATGGGGTTCCTGGATCCCCAGGAGGCGCTCCTCCTGGTTCAGCGCTACGTGCAACAACTGCGCGGGCACACCCTCTCGTTCGACACGCTGAACGGAGACGGCTTCGAGGAGCAGTCCTTCGAGGCACGGATACCCGGGAGCATGATCCGCACGTGGAGCTCCTATTGGATCATCAAGCTCCAATCGCGCTTCATGTGCGGCGCCTACACGGAGGCCCTTCGTGCGGCGGACAAGCTGGCCGATCTCCTCTGGGTCCACAATGACGTCTTCCACCTGGGCGGGTACCACCTCTACCGCGCCCTGTCCCTGGCCGCGTGCTTCGAGGGCGCCCCGCCGGAGCAGCAGCGCCAGTTCCTCGAGGCCATCGCGCTTCACCAACGGCGGTTCGCGCAGTGGGCGGAGAACTGCCCCGAGAACTTCCACGCGCCCGAGCGACTGGTCTCCGCGGAGCTGGCCCGCATCACGGGGCGATCCGAGGAGGCCGCGCGCGCCTATGAGGAGGCCATCCGCTCGGCCCGGGAGAACGGGGCCACCCAGTACGTCGGACTGGCCAGCGAGCTCGCCGCGAACTTCTGGCGCACCCGGCGCACGCCCATCGTCGCTCATGCCTTCGCGCGTGAAGCCCGGGCGGCGTACCAGCGGTGGGGAGCCCTGGGCAAGGTCCAGCACCTGGAGTCGCTCTGGCCCGAGCTTTCTTCCTCCTCGAGCACGCAAGACGCGCGGACCGCCGGCGGCACGGATTCCACCCGCATCGACGCGCTCACCGTCGTCAAGGCCCAGCAGGCCGTCTCCAGTGAAATCGAGCTGGAGCGTCTGGTGACCACGCTGCTGCGCGCGGCCATCGAGAACGCGGGCGCCCTGCGAGGCGCCTTGCTGCTGCCCCAGGGAGACACGCTCGCGGTGGCCGCCATGTCCGATGCGTCCGGGGAGGGAGCGGCCCCCGGGCTGCCGTGGACACTCCTCTCCTATGTCCGGCGCACGCGCGAGCACGTGCTCATCGGCGATACCTCCAAGCCCCATCCCTTCGCGTCCGATGCGTACCTGGCCCAGGGCGGGGCGCGCTCGGTGTTGTGCCTGCCCTTGTCGAGGCAGGAGCAACTCTCCGGGGTGCTCTACCTGGAGAATCACCTGGCCACCGATGCCTTCAGCCCCGCGCGTCTGACGATCCTGGAACACCTCGCCTCCCAGGCCGCCATCTCCATCGAGAACGCCCGGCTCTACGAGGATGTCCAGCGCGCCAGGATGGAGCTGCGCCGGGCCAATGAAGAGCTGGAGCAGCGGGTGCGGGAGCGCACGCACGAACTCGAGCAGGCCCAGGCCCGCCTGGTGGACACCGCGCGCGAGGTGGGCATGGCCGAGGTGGCCTCCAACGTGCTGCACAACGTGGGCAATGTGCTCACCAGCGCCGTCGTCAACCTCGAGACGATGCGTCAGTCCGTGGGCGCTTCTCGCGTGGGCCGCTTGAAGCGGGCCACGTCGCTGCTGCTGGATCACCAGGCGGACCTGGCCGACTTCCTGGCGGAGGGTGCTCGCGGCAGCCACCTGCCGGGCTACCTGGCCGCGCTGGCCGACGAGCTGGTGCGCGAGCAGACGCACCTCATGGAGGACATGGATGCGATGGGCCGTCACATCGAGCACATCCGCGCCATCGTCCAGGTCCAGCAGACGTACGCCCGGACCACGCTCATGACGGAGGAGTGCGACCTGGCCCAGCTCATCGATGATGCCTTGCGCATCCAGCTACCGGTGCTGCAGCGTCACGGCGTATCCGTCCGCCGCGAGTTGTCGCCGGTGCCCCGGGTGATGGTGGACAAGCACAAGGTGCTGCAGATCCTCATCAACCTGCTCAGCAATGCCACGCACGCGCTGGACTCGAAGCCGGAGGGCACGCGCCACCTGTGGGTGCGGCTGCGGGCGGAGGGGTCGGTGGCGCGCATCCAGGTGGTGGATGATGGGATGGGCATCGCTCCCGAGGTGAAGGGCAGGCTGTTCTCTCATGGCTTCACCACGCGCAAGGGCGGCCACGGCTTCGGACTGCACTCCAGCGCGCTGGCGGCACAGCTCCTGGAGGGCCGCCTGTTCATCGAGAGCGAGGGACCGGGCAAGGGCGCCGTGTCCACCCTGGAGCTTCCGCTCTCCTAG
- a CDS encoding aKG-HExxH-type peptide beta-hydroxylase has translation MALSESLRSQGQQEASLLEAIRAADRELTRHPVFGDSKRIHALVLERYKFGLELFAERLPAVAALLPSLTEGGDARARRLYRDPLVRKVMEAAFKKLEQGALVAPQAELEEILSLAAEALKRTDVDGPCEARMSRRFRVGPRQDTWVWSFDHAEDPVLRELREGFDRAFSSRGSRPGRIIQPEPEQVARLDRACTLLARVLPEVGSSALGHIRSICLLEVEVEGGKMMSASGGDGIPSTVFMSPEQLRNPWDAAGHLLHEGLHLKLFDVVRAHTLVEPHSAPLEIPWRDIPWPMVRAIFAFHVYAHIELYRAAVDQADAGLLREFGEPGSYTDNRHAMSVSRNNGSVPYGLSVERTRFLGKHLRTTWASRLTPEGLQLTRWLQQCLAPFVDWDA, from the coding sequence ATGGCGTTGAGCGAGAGCCTCCGGAGCCAGGGACAACAGGAGGCGTCCCTCCTGGAAGCGATTCGAGCCGCCGACCGGGAGCTGACGCGTCACCCGGTGTTTGGCGACTCCAAGCGGATTCACGCGCTGGTGCTGGAGCGCTACAAGTTCGGTCTGGAGTTGTTCGCCGAGCGGCTGCCGGCGGTCGCCGCGCTGCTGCCCTCCCTCACGGAGGGAGGGGATGCACGAGCCCGGCGGCTGTATCGGGATCCGCTCGTGCGCAAGGTGATGGAGGCGGCCTTCAAGAAGCTCGAGCAGGGCGCGCTGGTGGCGCCCCAGGCGGAGCTGGAAGAGATCCTCTCGCTGGCGGCCGAGGCCCTGAAGCGCACGGACGTCGACGGGCCCTGTGAGGCGCGAATGAGCCGGCGCTTCCGGGTCGGGCCGCGCCAGGACACCTGGGTGTGGAGCTTCGACCACGCCGAGGACCCCGTCCTGCGCGAGCTCCGGGAGGGATTCGACAGGGCCTTCTCCAGCCGGGGAAGCCGCCCCGGGCGCATCATCCAACCGGAGCCGGAGCAGGTGGCGCGGCTCGATCGCGCCTGCACCCTGCTGGCGCGGGTGCTGCCCGAGGTCGGTTCGAGCGCGCTCGGACACATCCGCTCCATCTGCCTCCTGGAGGTGGAAGTCGAGGGCGGGAAGATGATGTCCGCCTCGGGGGGAGATGGCATTCCCTCGACCGTCTTCATGTCGCCGGAGCAGTTGCGCAACCCCTGGGACGCCGCCGGACACCTCTTGCACGAGGGGCTGCACCTCAAGCTCTTCGACGTCGTCCGCGCCCACACGCTCGTGGAGCCCCACAGCGCGCCGTTGGAGATTCCCTGGCGCGACATTCCCTGGCCGATGGTTCGCGCCATCTTCGCGTTCCACGTCTACGCGCACATCGAGCTGTACCGGGCCGCGGTCGACCAGGCCGACGCCGGGTTGCTCCGGGAGTTCGGCGAGCCGGGCAGCTACACGGACAACCGCCATGCCATGTCGGTGTCGCGCAACAACGGGAGCGTGCCGTATGGGCTCTCGGTGGAGCGCACGCGCTTTCTCGGCAAGCACCTGCGCACCACCTGGGCCTCGCGGCTCACGCCCGAGGGCCTCCAGCTGACGCGCTGGCTGCAGCAGTGCCTGGCTCCTTTCGTCGACTGGGACGCTTGA
- a CDS encoding alpha/beta fold hydrolase, whose translation MKDPFDYVVFSCAPPAVCLLGLLLVLLLGRVFPRTARVLRMGLLFALAATAMGAGLMLLSFLSTDTQSLDPLGLLLMNIAGIQAGGLLFVVGLCVGYVRMKQADAPPPAEGSPPPEGHTREGTNKDGTSRHGTVTLPDGRALAWSQRGTRAPTLLLIHGWCCDQRFWDAQLETLSRDFTVVTVDLAGHGLSSRLPAGSAYPIDAMARDVVTAIEQLELRELILVGHSLGGPVALEIAIATPDRCRKVIGVDTFTDAAMYRRRPPAEIAERCNAFRADFPRAMTALVRMITLHDALGYGVADWIATTMSAREPETAVAVLDALLRWDIEARWPLLTRPVATINSAPLVPLIQPIEGLAGLELEMMEHVGHFPMMEDPRGFETRLRRLIGRDSARPT comes from the coding sequence ATGAAAGACCCCTTCGATTACGTGGTATTCAGTTGCGCTCCCCCCGCGGTCTGTCTGCTCGGACTGCTCCTGGTGCTCTTGCTGGGGCGAGTCTTTCCCCGGACGGCACGAGTCCTCCGCATGGGCCTGCTGTTCGCACTCGCCGCCACCGCCATGGGGGCGGGGCTCATGCTCCTCAGCTTCCTCTCCACCGATACACAGTCCTTGGATCCCCTGGGCCTGCTCCTCATGAACATCGCGGGCATCCAAGCCGGGGGCTTGCTGTTTGTCGTGGGGCTCTGCGTGGGCTACGTCCGCATGAAACAGGCCGATGCTCCTCCTCCCGCGGAGGGCTCGCCGCCCCCGGAGGGACACACCAGGGAAGGGACGAACAAGGACGGGACCTCCCGGCATGGCACCGTGACGCTGCCCGATGGGCGTGCACTGGCCTGGTCCCAGCGTGGCACCCGTGCGCCGACCCTGCTCCTCATCCATGGTTGGTGCTGCGATCAGCGGTTCTGGGATGCGCAGCTCGAGACCCTGTCCCGCGACTTCACCGTCGTGACGGTGGACCTGGCCGGCCACGGTCTGTCGAGCCGCCTCCCCGCGGGCTCCGCCTATCCCATCGACGCGATGGCTCGGGACGTCGTCACCGCCATCGAGCAGTTGGAGCTGCGCGAGCTCATCCTCGTCGGCCACTCGCTCGGTGGGCCGGTCGCGCTCGAGATAGCGATCGCGACACCGGACAGATGCCGGAAGGTGATTGGCGTCGATACCTTCACCGATGCCGCCATGTACCGGCGCAGGCCACCCGCGGAGATCGCGGAGCGCTGCAACGCCTTCCGGGCGGACTTTCCGAGAGCGATGACGGCGCTCGTCCGCATGATCACGCTGCACGACGCGCTCGGTTACGGCGTGGCCGACTGGATCGCCACCACCATGAGCGCTCGAGAGCCCGAGACCGCGGTGGCCGTGCTGGACGCGCTGCTGCGCTGGGATATCGAGGCGCGCTGGCCGCTCCTCACCCGCCCCGTGGCGACGATCAACTCCGCGCCTCTCGTCCCGCTCATCCAGCCCATCGAAGGACTGGCGGGCCTGGAGCTCGAGATGATGGAGCACGTGGGCCACTTCCCGATGATGGAGGATCCTCGCGGCTTCGAGACCCGGCTGCGCCGGCTCATCGGCCGGGACTCCGCCCGGCCCACCTGA
- a CDS encoding DUF748 domain-containing protein: MHSTRKRRLLFGTLLTLAVLAVLAVLLSVFLNPLAAWGTRRALSELKGFSSDFQSVSLSLVPLRYEITGLKLFEEPPGREGPPLLHAERIQAQLSFLDLLRGRVISSVRIEKPKISYVLRKAVKQEVEETREKLQPPFERLVRALESVPPSRVDRVEFLDGELLIEDRREKELPTIRLHGMDLTLENLATNRPLSLGQATIIAMSATLQKTGQVSMFLSVDPLTLPPHFAGRFQVKGLELNDFHDLLKAKTGVDLPKGVFEMFASFKTEKGHLEGGVKPVLSGLDAKPAEKGLGARIKAALADIAFDLFKSDKDEDPEGKEKVATIIPIRGDLSSPDIQLWPTVFGVIRNAFVEGLAGSFRNTPPAVAGEKQNVLQQAAEALKPSGDTPRAQPVKE; the protein is encoded by the coding sequence ATGCATTCCACACGCAAACGCCGCCTGCTGTTCGGCACACTGCTCACGCTGGCCGTGCTGGCCGTGCTGGCCGTGCTCCTGAGCGTCTTCTTGAATCCGCTCGCCGCCTGGGGCACCCGGCGTGCACTCAGCGAACTCAAGGGGTTCTCCTCGGACTTCCAGAGCGTCTCCCTGTCGCTCGTTCCGTTGCGCTACGAAATCACCGGGCTGAAGCTCTTCGAGGAGCCCCCCGGCCGCGAGGGGCCTCCGCTCCTCCACGCCGAGCGCATCCAGGCGCAACTGTCGTTCCTGGACCTGCTGCGCGGCCGGGTCATCAGCTCGGTGCGCATCGAGAAGCCGAAGATTTCCTACGTGCTGCGCAAGGCGGTGAAGCAGGAGGTCGAGGAGACACGGGAGAAGCTCCAACCGCCCTTCGAGCGGCTCGTCCGGGCGCTCGAGTCCGTTCCGCCCAGCCGCGTCGACCGGGTCGAGTTCCTGGACGGAGAGCTGCTCATCGAGGACCGTCGAGAGAAGGAGTTGCCGACCATCCGGCTGCACGGCATGGACCTGACGCTCGAGAACCTCGCGACCAACCGCCCCTTGTCGCTCGGCCAGGCGACGATCATCGCCATGAGCGCCACGCTGCAGAAGACGGGACAGGTCTCGATGTTCCTCTCGGTGGACCCGCTCACGCTGCCACCGCACTTCGCTGGCCGCTTCCAGGTGAAGGGGCTCGAGCTCAATGACTTCCACGATCTGCTCAAGGCCAAGACGGGCGTGGACCTGCCCAAGGGCGTCTTCGAGATGTTCGCGAGCTTCAAGACCGAGAAGGGCCACCTCGAAGGAGGCGTGAAGCCCGTGCTCTCCGGCCTCGACGCGAAGCCCGCGGAGAAGGGGCTCGGCGCGCGCATCAAGGCCGCGCTCGCGGACATCGCCTTCGACCTCTTCAAGAGCGACAAGGACGAGGACCCCGAGGGCAAGGAGAAGGTCGCGACCATCATCCCCATCCGAGGCGACCTCAGCAGCCCCGACATCCAGCTCTGGCCCACCGTCTTCGGCGTCATCCGCAACGCCTTCGTCGAGGGGCTCGCCGGCTCCTTCAGGAACACGCCGCCAGCCGTCGCGGGCGAGAAGCAGAACGTCCTCCAACAGGCCGCGGAAGCGCTCAAGCCGAGCGGCGACACGCCTCGCGCCCAACCGGTGAAGGAGTAG
- a CDS encoding peptidoglycan-binding domain-containing protein, with amino-acid sequence MPKTSRIALLALALCGCVEDREQARQEATQKPVEVALDPEALLQKGAVKRIQEALASNDFREEWKEGVLDGATSAALRRAQKAHRLPATGVPDARTMEALGLAPGDVFERLK; translated from the coding sequence ATGCCAAAGACTTCACGAATCGCGCTGCTCGCCCTCGCCCTCTGCGGCTGTGTGGAGGACCGTGAACAGGCGCGCCAGGAGGCCACCCAGAAGCCCGTCGAGGTGGCACTCGACCCCGAGGCACTCCTCCAGAAAGGAGCGGTGAAGCGCATCCAGGAGGCGCTCGCGAGCAATGACTTCCGGGAGGAGTGGAAGGAGGGCGTCCTCGACGGTGCGACGAGCGCCGCGCTCCGACGGGCCCAGAAGGCCCATCGCCTGCCAGCCACCGGCGTCCCCGATGCGAGGACCATGGAGGCCCTGGGGCTCGCTCCGGGAGACGTGTTCGAGCGCTTGAAGTGA